A window of Gossypium hirsutum isolate 1008001.06 chromosome D13, Gossypium_hirsutum_v2.1, whole genome shotgun sequence genomic DNA:
GAGACTTGTAGATGTAAGGAGGAGGAGGTGAGGGAGATGGTGGAGGTGGTGACTTGTAGATGTAAGGAGGAGGTGGTGAGGGAGATGGTGGAGGTGGTGACTTGTAGATGTAAGGTGGAGGAGGTGAAGGAGATGGTGGAGGTGGTGATTTGTAAACATAAGGTGGAGGTGGTGAAGGAGatggtggaggtggaggtggggACTTGTACACATAGGGTGGAGGAGGTGAGGAAGATGGTGGAGGTGGGGACTTGTAGACGTAGGGTGGGGGAGGTGAGGGAGATGGTGGAGGTGGGGACTTATAGACGTAAGGTGGGGGAGGTGAGGGAGACGGTGGAGGTGGGGACTTGTAGACATAAGGAGGAGGTGGTGACGGAGATGGAGGAGGTGGGGACTTGTAGACATAAGGTGGGGGAGGTGAAGGAGATAGAGGAGGTGGGGACTTGTAGACATATGGTGGTGGAGGTGAATGAGATGGTGGAGGTGGAGACTTGTAAACATATGGTGGAGGAGGTGAATGAGATGGTGGTGGTGGAGACTTATAAATGTAAGGAGGAGGTGGTGAGTGAGATGGTGGAGGTGGGGACTTGTAGATGTAAGGGGGAGGTGGTGAAGGAGATGGTGGAGGTGGAGACTTGTAAACATAAGGAGGAGGAGGTGAATGAGATGGTGGAGGTGGGGACTTATAGACATAAGGTGGAGGAGGTAAGGGAGATGGCGGAGGTGGAGACTTGTAGACATAAGGTGGAGGAAGTAAAGGAGATGGTGGAGGTGGAGACTTGTAGACATATGGTGGAGGAGGTGAAGGAGATGGTGGAGGAGGTGAATGAGATGGTGGTGGTGGAGACTTATAAATGTAAGGAGGAGGTGGTGAGGGAGATGGTGGAGGTGGGGACTTGTAGTTATAAGGGGGAGGTGGTGAAGGAGATGGTGGAGGTGGGGACTTGTAGACATATGGTGGGGGAGGTGAAGGAGATGGTGGAGGTGGAGATTTGTAGATGTATGGAGGAGGAGGTGAATGAGATGGTGGAGGAGGTGACTTGTAGATGTAAGGAGGTGGTGGTGAGGGAGATGGTGGAGGTGGGGACTTGTAGACATAGGGTGGGGGAGGTGAGGGAGACGGTGGAGGTGGGGAGTTGTAGACATAAGGAGGAGGTGGTGACGGAGATGGTGGAGGTGGGGACTTGTAGACATAAGGTGGGGGTGGTGAGGCAGATGGTGGAGGTGGCGACTTGTAGACATAGGGTGGTGGAGGTGAATGAGATGGTGGAGGTGGAGATTTGTAGATGTAAGGAGGAGGTGGTGAAGGAGATGGTGGAGGTGGGGACTTGTAGGCATAGGATGGTGGTGATTGATATGGATGAGGAGGTGACCTGTAAATGTATGGTGGTGCTCTTGAAGGTGTTTTCGGTTTCTTCCCATAATATGGTTGTGGAGCATTATAAGGCTTATCATCATTAGCAGCTACATTGTTGATGATCAACAAGCACAACGCCAATGCATAAGAAAGGCATGGCCAAATTTTGGCCATCTTAGTCAAAGTTAGAGCACTGAAATTCTCTCAACTTTGTTTTTCTTAAGATGTATCACCTTTCTCTATGTGTGGATGAAATGTTCAAGACAACCTACTATTTATATAGTCACCCttccaatatttttttaaatttttaatgcttTATGATGCACCCAAACTCTCCACCAAACCAAATAATTGAAGATTATATATTCCCTcgacatttattaatttattgagGAATTTGTAGTTATACCCCACTAATTTGGATACAAACCTTGAATCGGTCCAATAAAGTTGTAAATAAATCATTCCCAATTGTATTTTATACCTTATTATACATATAATTTGTTCTTGTAAGATGTGCAACTcttaaatgttcaatatttgtcaaatgaataataaatatttgatatatgggaAGCACCTTGTCATCACGTTCataatttaatagtttttaataatgtttttttttttcatttgattatgCAAGAAGTCAATGCTTTACATCGTGttaaaaaattgtagagaaacgAAACATCTCCTATCcattaaataatgtaaaaaacacaaaaatattttcatttttaagggtaaattatataaattgtattCATTCTTGTTCTGGTCACTTGCCTTTAAATTGATAACGTGCataataacatgtcatttttcTGACtgatataataacacatttagtcataaatattcacatgttctatcaatttgatctttaaTCAATATAACATTTCACAttaacaaattttatcaatttgattctcACACTTTCTAATCGAAGCTATCAGAAAGCTTTGACAATAGAGGCATTccaaaacccaaaaaagaaaaaaaaattcttcaatCATGCAAATATAACATACTTTACTGGGTTTGTTAGGAATTATACTATATTAGAATTTTAGTTTCTGggtcatttaaatttttacttgttCTTGTATTTGATGGTTACCCAATTTAAATCTTTAAAGTTGGATGACCAAAACAGGAACGTAAGCATAGTTGAGTATTCATTTGTATAGTATACATTTTTTATCAAAAGAGATTAAAGAATATTTTAACCCGTATCTATGGATAAGAGTTTTAatcaagaaattttattgttcacttgagaaaagaaaaagcatatcacattatatcaaaatttccaatactatatcaatataaaaaaaatttaacatttatcaaaatttctaatgttttaattaaaattttcgatATATATTTGCATGAGCACATGCTAGAAATTTTAACacgtaatttttttataatatataaacatcGATAATAGATTGAATGTGAGTTTAAGAATGATAATTTTTAGAATTGACTCGACTCGACCTATGAACAAATAATAATTGCTTCTCTTTTtcatattttgccaaaatttattttttatacttaatattttattccAACATTCTAAATATCGGAcagctatttttattttaaagaacaATATTCTCATCTATGGATAGATCTAATCTCAATTTTTTAATtgcaaaataattgaaaatttccaACTTTGTtgtgcatataaatatatatttgggatattcatgaatatatatttatgatattttttattttccgtTTATATTGGGTCAATTTACTACTTAAAGATGAAAATGAATTGGTCAACTAATTAGGAAGGTATCTAAATGTTGGAAATGCAAATGTAAATGGTAAGCGAAGTCAACACTACTTCCATTGCCCGACAATAACTAAGATCTAAATCCAATCATGATATAGACTAATAATATCcaataattatctcaatattGTTGATTGAGCCTTAACTCGATTAACATGAGCATCATTGTTAATATAGAAATACGTGGGTTCAAATgcgttgaagtgcattatcctcctatttatgggttgagatgAGCTACGAATAGTTTTAAGTATTGTGTTAAAAAGAACATATATCGCCAGAATCTATAAcgagattttcaaaaaaaataattagctcaatatttatattattatttaaagttttgattgaattgaaatattttatgtctattttAACTCCACAATCGAAATTTATGATTATCTTTCTTAATAAAACAGTCTTAAAAATTTAAACCTTTGTCATTAAACCAATAACTTGATTAATGTAACTTTAGCTTTTGATAATGAATATTCTATCTCTGTCAAGCATTTTTTTTGCCCACGTTCGTGTGAATCTGGACGAATCTAGATATCTTTTTGTTTAGGAATTTTCTTTTGCTCATTTTGTCTAAATTCATTATGTAcgttaatattaaaaaattttaaaaactatctAAAActcataaaatacattaaaacaaaattataaagcACTATAAAagttattgaaaatatatatattgtcattttaataatttttataaattttaaactattttgttatcatttttaggattctttatataattttttaaaaaaatttataatttttaataattacgTCCACAAAGAACCTGAAAAAATGAATTTGGACGTTTTTATGTCCAAGCACAGGCTAGacatgtatttttaaaaaaattatttttttagaaatttttaaaatttgaaaaatatatgttGACTCGGTCAATATATTTTCATGTGGCATACCACATATCATCTTCACGTTGCTTTCGTCAATCATGTCAATGTCCATTAACAGTTAAATTGATCGATGACAGTTTTTAATTGTTTACAAAAAGAatctaattgattttttttatcactatgaacttaattgatttaattttttcataacaTACTTCCAAAGGAAGAATCCAGGTTTAAATCTTAAAGACAACATTATTGAGAGGGATAACTACAAATCCCGAACATAAATTGTAAAACTGATATTGTAGTTCATTGAGAAATTTCTTTTGTCACGATTTTGACTAATCCAGGGCCACGTAGACAAACTAATCCACCTCATCTCCCGCATTCAACTAAAGAAAATTAGACCTAATTTCTGTTATAGTAAGTCCATAATTTCTTTACAGCctatagtttaaggtttaataacgccaaaagaaaaaaaccataaaccttaatCTTGGGGTAAAGTTGGATATTACAATTACATTTATTTTCTCCTCTCTATAagtttaaataatgaaattcaagCTCGATATTTAAGTTGATTGAATTTTAGCTCAGTTGACATAGATGCAATTGCAACAATAAAAAGAACATGCACTCAAATCCTTTTATGAGTTAAAGGTTTGAGGGTATGAGTATAAGTTGACGTTGAATCAAAAAAAGTGAATCTCTTATCATTGATATTGCTATTTTCTAAAAAAAGTCCTTGATTATTACATTTCTCCtttagaattattttaaattaattgtaataaaatcaaattcaGTTTGGGTGTATATTGCTTGGGTTGGTGCATAATTTTagagtacaaaaaaaaaaaaacattaggtTAAGCAATTTGATGGTGCTTAGAATTTAAAGAGAggatttgttaattaattattaacatCACAAAATTCAATAAGTTTGAAATAAGAATGGTAGAAGGAAGGGGGAGTAAAAGCAACATAATTAAATGAAGAaaagataaatgaaatatatggaaaatatattatGAAGTAAACAATTACAAAGTAAAACCTCAACCCTTGATAAAGATATCAATGTATCAATTGTAACAATATATATTACTCAAAAACAATCAAGAAATCATTCGATGATTTCCCACATCAGTTTAtttcttctctttatttttccAACTATGAGAAACATCCacgttaatttcaaataaaagacACGAGCaagaatttcaaagaaagggaAATTGTTCCAAGAAACTATAATTTAGTTTCCTTGAACTTAGAAAAACATTTGATTTGGTTGAATAATGGTGTCGATATTGGCTTTTAGAGATGCGGAAAAGAAGATAAAATGGAGGAAATGTAACTTTTTAGTAATATGGAGGTGGAGGCTTGTAGACATAAGGCGGAGGAGGAGAAAGAGAAGGTGGAGGTGGGGACTTGTACACATACGGTGGAGGTGGTGAGGGAGATGGTGGAGGTGGAGACTTGTAAACATAAGGTGGAGGAGGTGATAGAGATGGTGGAGGTGGAGACTTGTAAACATAAGGAGGAGGAGGTGAAGGAGATGGTGGAGGTGGGGACTTGTAGACATAGGGTGGAGGTGGTGAGGGAGATGGTGGAGGTGGAGACTTGTAAACATAAGGAGGAGGAGGTGAAGGAGATGGTGGAGGTGGGGACTTGTAAGCATAGGGTGGAGGTGGTGAGGGAGATGGTGGAGGTGGAGACTTGTAAACATAAGGTGGAGGAGGTGACGGAGATGGTGGAGGTGGAGACTTGTAAACATAAGGAGGAGGAGGTGAAGGAGATGGTGGAGGTGGGGACTTATAAACATAGGGTAGAGGTGGTGAGGGGGATGGTGGAGGTGGAGACTTGTAAACATAAGGAGGGGGAGGTGAATGAGATGGTGGAGGTGGGGACTTGTAAACATAGGGTGGAGGTGGTGAGGGAGATGGTGGAGGTGGAGACTTGTAGACATAATGTGGAGGAGGTGAAGGAGATGGCGGATGTGGAGACTTGTAGATATAGGGTGGAGGAGGAGAGGGAGATGGCGGAGGTGGAGACTTGTAGACATAGGGTGGAGGTAGTGAAGGTGATGGTGGTGGTGGGGACTTGTAGACATAGGGTGAAGGTGGTGAAggtgatggtggtggtggtggtggaaaCCTGTAAATATAAGGAGGAGGTGGAGAGGGAGATGGTAGAGGTGGAGACTTGTAGACATAAGGTGGAGGAGGTGAAGGAGATGGTGGAGGTGGTGACTTGTAGGCATAAGGCGGAGGTGGTGAAGGTGATGGTGGTGGTGGGGACTTATAAACATATGGAGGTGGTGGAGATGGAGATGGTGGTGGTGGGGACTTATAAACATATGGAGGTGGTGGAGATGGAGATGGTGGAGGTGGGGACTTGTACACATAAGGAGGTGGAGGGAAAGGAGAAGCTGGCGGTGGAGACTTATAGGCATACGGTGGTGGAGGTGGGGACTTGTAGACATAAGAAGGTGGTGGTGGAGAGTTATAGGTATATGGTGGTGGCGATGATGGTAGAGGAGGGGACTTATAAGTATAACGAGGCAATGGTGTTTCTGGTTTCTTACGATAGTAAGGCGGTGGAGTATTATAAGGCTCATCATAATGGGCAGCTACATTGTTGATCAACAAGCACAATGCCAATGCATAGGCTAGACGAGGCCAAATATTGGCCATTTTGAGCAGAATTGAGCACCAAAATTCCTTCAACTTTTTCTCTCTGATGCCTTGAGATGTAATACCTTTCTCTTTAGTGAATGAAATGTTTTAGACAaactacaatatatatatactcatccTTCCAATATTGTTTCAATTGTTTAATGTTGTATGAAGCTTACTAATTCTCCAACAAAACCtaataatttaacattttattccgTCAACCTTCATTAATTTATTGTGGATTTGGTAGTGATATCCCACTAATTGCATACAAACCTTGAAAGTGTCATTAATTTATGGGGATTTGAAAGAGTCAtttaatatatgatatatattttatttagttttcttgTTTTAATGGGGTGAATTTACTACTTTTAGACGAAAATGAAATGGTCTTCATTCGGCAATTGTACCTcaatatttttcttctttaaaaatgcTAAATCATGAATTGAAGTGTTCCATTGTTTTGGAATGGGTGCCGTCCACTTGATATTGATGTTGTCCATTGGCAAACAATATCTTAGCTCCAAATGGAATTATGGTACCAACTTTGGATTTTGATTATGGATGTAAATAAAAATCGTGaataaattgggttttttttaaggatacttgaaatttaatttttggacAGCATTATAActaataattttgtttaaatttttgtcGGTTTAACCACTTTGTTAAGAAAAAATTCATCGTAGTGAAGATTTTTATGTACTTTTCATGTGAATTACCATCAAATTATATTAAGATTCACTCAGAAATTTCTCTTGTCATATATGGTAAAGTTTCTTGTGTAAATAAACCAGCTAGAGAAAATCACACGAGATGTTTAGAGCCGCTAGTTCTTGTAGAGTTGTGGGAGAAGTTCAAAAAATTTTCGGTTGTTCTTGGGATATGTGGCCCCTTATATTGTATATGTGTCTTGCCATGTAGGTCTAGTAGTATAGTTCAGATAtggcaaaaaaagaagaagctaaagTCAACAAGTTCTAATCCAATCCGACCCAATTGGGtcgaatttcttttcttttttttgaaatcgGGTTCGAAgtgagttaattttaaaaaagagttAGATTAGATGAAAGTCGAACTTACCCTAAACCCGCCTCACCTTGACCTAgaataattacaaaattacccttatatataatattagttaGGTAATTAAGAAATATCCTAAGATTCTCTTCTCTCATTCATCATGCGGCCTCTTTTCTACTTTTTAACACAATGTTTAGAATCATTCATTAGCGCACTTGAACTCACATCCTCTTATATTAACAACAATACCATACCAATCCACTTAAGACTCAatcgaaaatttattttatttttatatatttaaaaaattcaaaagttcaaaacttaaaaaagaattcaaaaaacttgagaaaattcaactgcgaaaagaaaagaaaaattgaaatccAAGAAGCCCATAAAGCCCTAAAACTATTGTGTCCGGAACCCGTAAAGAAcatgttaggatcgtcccgaataagcaacgaacaagtaaaaatagtagaagaaattgagaagatgaacacacaaatttaacgtggaaaaacccctcaaaagaggataaaaaaccacgggcaaagataattttactataatggcaaaagaatgaagagtacaaaagatggagataaaaactaaaccccgaaaacccgaaaaacaaagaaccctcaaacgtaaacacaaaattctctgaatgtgttatgagttctaatctaatgggtgtctcataattctaagattgtaaaggagcctatttataggctaaattagtaagtcaaataaactatactaataaatgctaaatatattatactaataaatactaaatcttctagaaagaaaatatatttttgtttaacttgacttgcaagtaatctcttagaatttgggtcacacaattctaacaatctccaccttgacacgaattctttcaatgccatctttgccaaaacccgccacgggcctatcttgaactatgcagggaattaactgagtcgaatctatgcttagaagctggaagacttctagccttcgacttgtgcactgccaaatcaaaactaacccgggtctgattttcacgaatacagtgccctaacttttcaaaacctgcatccaaaagagaacctctcttcaacgaaacggtcatacctttttccctcctatgaccaagttgcctccgcttcaaatgagtcgactttgactccgtaacggacgagggacgtccgatttcaccggtcactgtagaaccttccagaatataaagactgccggttcttttaccttttaacaaaacgagagctccacgagatactttaatgtcgctcgactcgatgttgattctgcatccttttaagtctaaaatactcaaggagatgagattctttcgtaaatcaggtacatacctgacatctgagagtgtcctaatcgtcccatcgtgtatcctaattttaacagtaccaataccgattattttactagatgaatcgtttcccatgtgcacaactccaccttcaactgaactgtatgtggagaaccattctctattgggacacatgtggaaagaacatcctgaatctaggatccactcagacgtaagcttggagttatcgctcgttgacactaacaagaaatcatcaccgccttcatcgaccaaattagcaccagctacatcttcctcgttactctcatcagctcttttatttcgcagtttataacaatctgctttgacgtgacctaactttttgcaatagcgacaccttttgtctcgtttctttgatgctaccaaaacggaagcttgtctatctgctttgctattcaaatcaaactcattgtcgagtttgtctctacttaacaaatgacccttcacatcttcgaacgagagtttgtctctgccataaatcagggtctccctgaaagacttgtatgaagagggtaaagagcacaataatagcatagcttgatcttcatcgtcaatataaacctcaacgttcttt
This region includes:
- the LOC121225315 gene encoding extensin-2 gives rise to the protein MANIWPRLAYALALCLLINNVAAHYDEPYNTPPPYYRKKPETPLPRYTYKSPPLPSSPPPYTYNSPPPPSYVYKSPPPPPYAYKSPPPASPFPPPPYVYKSPPPPSPSPPPPYVYKSPPPPSPSPPPPYVYKSPPPPSPSPPPPYAYKSPPPPSPSPPPPYVYKSPPLPSPSPPPPYIYRFPPPPPPSPSPPSPYVYKSPPPPSPSLPPPYVYKSPPPPSPSPPPPYIYKSPHPPSPSPPPHYVYKSPPPPSPSPPPPYVYKSPPPPSHSPPPPYVYKSPPPPSPSPPLPYVYKSPPPPSPSPPPPYVYKSPPPPSPSPPPPYVYKSPPPPSPSPPPPYAYKSPPPPSPSPPPPYVYKSPPPPSPSPPPPYVYKSPPPPSPSPPPPYVYKSPPPPSLSPPPPYVYKSPPPPSPSPPPPYVYKSPPPPSLSPPPPYVYKPPPPYY
- the LOC121203240 gene encoding extensin-2; translated protein: MAKIWPCLSYALALCLLIINNVAANDDKPYNAPQPYYGKKPKTPSRAPPYIYRSPPHPYQSPPSYAYKSPPPPSPSPPPPYIYKSPPPPSHSPPPPYVYKSPPPPSASPPPPYVYKSPPPPSPSPPPPYVYNSPPPPSPSPPPPYVYKSPPPPSPSPPPPYIYKSPPPPSHSPPPPYIYKSPPPPSPSPPPPYVYKSPPPPSPSPPPPYNYKSPPPPSPSPPPPYIYKSPPPPSHSPPPPSPSPPPPYVYKSPPPPSPLLPPPYVYKSPPPPSPLPPPPYVYKSPPPPSHSPPPPYVYKSPPPPSPSPPPPYIYKSPPPPSHSPPPPYIYKSPPPPSHSPPPPYVYKSPPPPSHSPPPPYVYKSPPPLSPSPPPPYVYKSPPPPSPSPPPPYVYKSPPPPSPSPPPPYVYKSPPPPSPSPPPPYVYKSPPPPSSSPPPPYVYKSPPPPPPSPSPPPPYVYKSPPPPSPSPPPPYIYKSPPPPSPSPPPPYIYKSPPPPSPSPPPPYIYKSPPPPSPLPPPPYVYKSPPPPSPSPPPPYVYKSPPPPSLSPPPPYIYKSPHSPSPSPPPPYIYKSPPPPSPSPPPPYVYKSPPPPSPSPPPPYVYKSPPPPSPLPPPPYIYKSPPPPSPSPPPPYIYKSPPLLSPSPPPPYIYKSPLPLSPSPPPPYVYKSPPPPSPSPPPPYVYKSPPPPSPSPPPPYVYKSPPPPSPSPPPHYIYKSPPPPSPSPPPPYIYKSPPPPSPSPPPPYVYKSPPPPSPSQPPPYVYKSPPPPFSSPPPPYVYKSPPPPSPSPPPPYIY